One genomic segment of Nonomuraea coxensis DSM 45129 includes these proteins:
- a CDS encoding DUF3097 domain-containing protein, translated as MYEGDVLAGDWRRPGRGKIPKVPAEPDLVVEDADSGFCGAVVACDKEAVTLEDRFGRRRLFPLAPAAFLLEGKPVTLVRPAPAAAAPAGPRRSASGSIAVEGLRARVARESRIYVEGVHDAALVEKIWGHDLRVEGVVVEYLEGVDHLPDIVAEFGPEPGRRLGVLVDHLVPGSKESRIAAEITSPDVLVVGHPFVDIWQAVKPSVLRIPAWPDVPRGVPWKEGVIAALGWRVEPADAWRRILGAVSTFTDLEPELLGRVEELIDFVTETET; from the coding sequence GTGTACGAGGGCGATGTTCTGGCGGGTGACTGGCGGCGGCCCGGCAGGGGCAAGATTCCGAAGGTGCCCGCCGAGCCGGATCTCGTCGTGGAGGACGCCGACAGCGGCTTCTGCGGCGCCGTCGTGGCCTGCGACAAGGAGGCCGTGACGCTGGAGGACCGGTTCGGCAGGCGGCGGCTGTTCCCGCTGGCGCCGGCCGCGTTCCTCCTGGAGGGAAAGCCGGTGACCCTGGTGCGCCCCGCACCGGCCGCCGCCGCCCCCGCCGGCCCCCGGCGCAGCGCGTCGGGCTCGATCGCCGTCGAGGGGCTGCGGGCCCGCGTGGCCAGGGAGAGCCGCATCTACGTCGAGGGCGTGCACGACGCCGCGCTCGTCGAGAAGATCTGGGGCCACGACCTGCGGGTCGAAGGGGTCGTGGTCGAATACCTCGAAGGCGTGGACCACCTGCCGGACATCGTCGCCGAGTTCGGCCCCGAGCCGGGGCGGCGGCTGGGGGTCCTCGTGGACCACCTCGTCCCCGGCTCCAAGGAGAGCCGCATCGCCGCTGAGATCACCTCGCCGGACGTGCTCGTGGTGGGACACCCGTTCGTCGACATCTGGCAGGCGGTCAAGCCGTCCGTGCTGCGCATCCCCGCCTGGCCCGACGTGCCGCGCGGGGTGCCGTGGAAGGAAGGCGTGATCGCCGCCCTGGGCTGGCGCGTGGAGCCGGCCGACGCCTGGCGGCGCATCCTCGGCGCCGTCTCGACCTTCACGGACCTGGAGCCGGAGCTGCTCGGCCGGGTCGAGGAACTGATCGACTTCGTTACGGAGACTGAGACATGA